One Meles meles chromosome 13, mMelMel3.1 paternal haplotype, whole genome shotgun sequence DNA segment encodes these proteins:
- the NT5C2 gene encoding cytosolic purine 5'-nucleotidase isoform X3 yields the protein MSYRSMFQDVRDAVDWVHYKGSLKEKTVENLEKYVVKDGKLPLLLSRMKEVGKVFLATNSDYKYTDKIMTYLFDFPHGPKPGSSHRPWQSYFDLILVDARKPLFFGEGTVLRQVDTKTGKLKIGTYTGPLQHGIVYSGGSSDTVCDLLGAKGKDILYIGDHIFGDILKSKKRQGWRTFLVIPELAQELHVWTDKSALFEELQSLDIFLAELYKHLDSSSNERPDISSIQRRIKKVTHDMDMCYGMMGSLFRSGSRQTLFASQVMRYADLYAASFINLLYYPFSYLFRAAHVLMPHESTVEHTHVDINEMESPLATRNRTSVDFKDTDYKRHQLTRSISEIKPPNLFPLAPQEITHCHDEDDDEEEEEEEE from the exons ATGTCTTACCGAAGTATGTTCCAAGATGTAAGAGATGCTGTCGACTGGGTTCATTACAAG ggCTCCCTTAAGGAAAAGACAGTTGAAAATCTTGAGAAGTATGTAGTCAAAGAT GGAAAACTGCCTTTGCTTCTGAGCCGAATGAAGGAAGTAGGGAAAGTGTTTCTTGCCACCAACAGTGACTATAAGTATACAGAT aaaattatGACTTACCTGTTTGATTTCCCACATGGCCCCAAG CCTGGGAGTTCCCATCGACCATGGCAGTCCTACTTTGACCTGATCTTGGTAGATGCACGGAAGCCACTCTTTTTTGGAGAAGGCACAGTACTACGCCAGGTGGATACT AAGACTGGCAAGCTGAAAATTGGTACCTATACAGGCCCCTTACAGCATGGCATCGTCTACTCAGGAG GTTCATCAGATACAGTCTGCGATCTGTTGGGAGCCAAGGGCAAAGACATTTTATATATTGGAGATCACATTTTTggagacattttaaaatcaaagaaacggCAAGGATGGCGAACTTTCTTGGTGATTCCTGAACTTGCACAGGAGCTCCATGTCTGGACTGATAAGAGTG CACTTTTTGAAGAGCTTCAGAGCTTGGATATTTTCTTGGCTGAACTCTACAA GCATCTTGACAGCAGCAGCAACGAGCGCCCAGACATTAGTTCCATCCAGAGACGTATTAAG AAAGTAACTCATGACATGGACATGTGCTATGGGATGATGGGAAGCCTGTTTCGCAGTGGCTCCCGGCAGACCCTCTTTGCCAGTCAGGTGATGCGATATGCTGATCTCTATGCAGCATCTTTCATCAACCTGCTGTATTATCCATTCAGCTACCTCTTCAGAGCCGCCCACGTCTTG ATGCCTCATGAGTCAACGGTGGAACACACACATGTAGACATCAATGAGATGGAGTCCCCTCTTGCCACTCGGAACCGCACATCGGTTGATTTCAAAGATACCGACTACAAGCGGCACCAGTTGACGCGGTCGATTAGTGAGATTAAACCCCCCAACCTCTTCCCACTGGCCCCCCAGGAAATTACACACTGccatgatgaagatgatgatgaggaggaggaagaggaagaagaataa